The following proteins come from a genomic window of Prionailurus viverrinus isolate Anna chromosome D1, UM_Priviv_1.0, whole genome shotgun sequence:
- the PELI3 gene encoding E3 ubiquitin-protein ligase pellino homolog 3 isoform X1, with product MVLEGNPEVGSPRTSDLGHPGNQSSCVLSSPGEDAQPGEEPIKYGELIVLGCCEEGGEETEAQRGEVTGPRAHSCYNGCLASGDKGRRRSRLALSRRPHANGVKPDVMHHISTPLVSKALSNRGQHSISYTLSRSHSVIVEYTHDSDTDMFQIGRSTENMIDFVVTDTSPGGGAAEGPSAQSTISRYACRILCDRRPPYTARIYAAGFDASSNIFLGERAAKWRTPDGLMDGLTTNGVLVMHPAGGFSEDSAPGVWREISVCGNVYTLRDSRSAQQRGKLVENESNVLQDGSLIDLCGATLLWRTPAGLLRAPTLKQLEAQRQEANAARPQCPVGLSTLAFPSPARGRTAPDKQQPWVYVRCGHVHGYHGWGCRRERGPQERECPLCRLVGPYVPLWLGQEAGLCLDPGPPSHAFAPCGHVCSEKTARYWAQTPLPHGTHAFHAACPFCGAWLTGEHGCVRLIFQGPLD from the exons ATGGTGCTAGAAGGAAACCCTGAAGTGGGGTCTCCCCGAACCTCAGACCTCGGGCACCCAGGGAACCAGAGCTCTTGTGTCCTCTCTTCTCCTGGTGAAGATGCGCAGCCAGGCGAGGAGCCCATCAAGTATGGCGAACTCATCGTCCTGGG ATGCTgtgaggaaggaggtgaggaaaccgaggctcagagaggggaagtgactggtccaagggcacacagctg CTACAATGGGTGTCTGGCAAGTGGGGACAAGGGCCGCCGGAGAAGCCGCCTGGCACTGAGCCGCCGGCCCCATGCCAACGGAGTGAAGCCAGACGTCATGCACCACATCTCCACACCGCTCGTCTCCAAG GCACTGAGTAACCGTGGCCAGCACAGCATCTCGTACACACTGTCCCGGAGCCACTCGGTCATAGTTGAATACACACATGACAGTGACACAGACATGTTCCAG ATCGGCCGTTCCACCGAGAACATGATCGACTTTGTGGTAACAGACACATCGCCTGGAGGAGGGGCCGCCGAGGGCCCCTCTGCCCAGAGCACCATCTCCCGCTATGCCTGCCGCATCCTCTGTGACCGCCGGCCGCCCTATACTGCCCGCATCTATGCTGCTGGCTTTGATGCCTCCAGCAACATCTTCCTTGGA GAGCGGGCAGCCAAGTGGCGGACCCCCGACGGCCTGATGGACGGCTTAACCACCAATGGGGTCCTGGTGATGCACCCAGCAGGCGGCTTCTCTGAGGACTCGGCCCCGGGTGTCTGGAGGGAGATATCAGTCTGTGGGAATGTGTACACTCTGAGGGACAGCCGCTCGGCACAGCAGCGAGGGAAGCTG GTGGAAAACGAGTCTAATGTGCTGCAGGACGGCTCCCTCATTGACCTGTGTGGGGCCACGCTGCTATGGCGCACGCCAGCAGGGCTGCTGAGGGCACCCACGCTGAAGCAGCTGGAGGCCCAGCGGCAGGAGGCGAACGCAGCACGGCCCCAGTGCCCCGTGGGCCTCAGCACCCTGGCCTTCCCCAGTCCGGCCCGTGGCCGCACAGCACCCGACAAGCAGCAGCCCTGGGTCTACGTCCGTTGTGGCCACGTCCACGGCTACCACGGCTGGGGCTGCAGGAGAGAGCGGGGCCCCCAGGAGCGCGAGTGTCCTCTCTGTCGCCTCGTGGGACCCTATGTCCCCCTATGGCTCGGCCAGGAGGCCGGCCTCTGTCTGGACCCTGGACCACCCAGCCATGCCTTTGCACCCTGCGGCCATGTCTGCTCTGAGAAGACTGCCCGCTACTGGGCCCAGACACCACTGCCCCATGGCACCCATGCTTTCCATGCTGCCTGCCCCTTTTGTGGGGCCTGGCTCACCGGCGAGCATGGCTGCGTCCGCCTCATTTTCCAGGGGCCACTGGACTAG
- the PELI3 gene encoding E3 ubiquitin-protein ligase pellino homolog 3 isoform X2, whose protein sequence is MVLEGNPEVGSPRTSDLGHPGNQSSCVLSSPGEDAQPGEEPIKYGELIVLGYNGCLASGDKGRRRSRLALSRRPHANGVKPDVMHHISTPLVSKALSNRGQHSISYTLSRSHSVIVEYTHDSDTDMFQIGRSTENMIDFVVTDTSPGGGAAEGPSAQSTISRYACRILCDRRPPYTARIYAAGFDASSNIFLGERAAKWRTPDGLMDGLTTNGVLVMHPAGGFSEDSAPGVWREISVCGNVYTLRDSRSAQQRGKLVENESNVLQDGSLIDLCGATLLWRTPAGLLRAPTLKQLEAQRQEANAARPQCPVGLSTLAFPSPARGRTAPDKQQPWVYVRCGHVHGYHGWGCRRERGPQERECPLCRLVGPYVPLWLGQEAGLCLDPGPPSHAFAPCGHVCSEKTARYWAQTPLPHGTHAFHAACPFCGAWLTGEHGCVRLIFQGPLD, encoded by the exons ATGGTGCTAGAAGGAAACCCTGAAGTGGGGTCTCCCCGAACCTCAGACCTCGGGCACCCAGGGAACCAGAGCTCTTGTGTCCTCTCTTCTCCTGGTGAAGATGCGCAGCCAGGCGAGGAGCCCATCAAGTATGGCGAACTCATCGTCCTGGG CTACAATGGGTGTCTGGCAAGTGGGGACAAGGGCCGCCGGAGAAGCCGCCTGGCACTGAGCCGCCGGCCCCATGCCAACGGAGTGAAGCCAGACGTCATGCACCACATCTCCACACCGCTCGTCTCCAAG GCACTGAGTAACCGTGGCCAGCACAGCATCTCGTACACACTGTCCCGGAGCCACTCGGTCATAGTTGAATACACACATGACAGTGACACAGACATGTTCCAG ATCGGCCGTTCCACCGAGAACATGATCGACTTTGTGGTAACAGACACATCGCCTGGAGGAGGGGCCGCCGAGGGCCCCTCTGCCCAGAGCACCATCTCCCGCTATGCCTGCCGCATCCTCTGTGACCGCCGGCCGCCCTATACTGCCCGCATCTATGCTGCTGGCTTTGATGCCTCCAGCAACATCTTCCTTGGA GAGCGGGCAGCCAAGTGGCGGACCCCCGACGGCCTGATGGACGGCTTAACCACCAATGGGGTCCTGGTGATGCACCCAGCAGGCGGCTTCTCTGAGGACTCGGCCCCGGGTGTCTGGAGGGAGATATCAGTCTGTGGGAATGTGTACACTCTGAGGGACAGCCGCTCGGCACAGCAGCGAGGGAAGCTG GTGGAAAACGAGTCTAATGTGCTGCAGGACGGCTCCCTCATTGACCTGTGTGGGGCCACGCTGCTATGGCGCACGCCAGCAGGGCTGCTGAGGGCACCCACGCTGAAGCAGCTGGAGGCCCAGCGGCAGGAGGCGAACGCAGCACGGCCCCAGTGCCCCGTGGGCCTCAGCACCCTGGCCTTCCCCAGTCCGGCCCGTGGCCGCACAGCACCCGACAAGCAGCAGCCCTGGGTCTACGTCCGTTGTGGCCACGTCCACGGCTACCACGGCTGGGGCTGCAGGAGAGAGCGGGGCCCCCAGGAGCGCGAGTGTCCTCTCTGTCGCCTCGTGGGACCCTATGTCCCCCTATGGCTCGGCCAGGAGGCCGGCCTCTGTCTGGACCCTGGACCACCCAGCCATGCCTTTGCACCCTGCGGCCATGTCTGCTCTGAGAAGACTGCCCGCTACTGGGCCCAGACACCACTGCCCCATGGCACCCATGCTTTCCATGCTGCCTGCCCCTTTTGTGGGGCCTGGCTCACCGGCGAGCATGGCTGCGTCCGCCTCATTTTCCAGGGGCCACTGGACTAG
- the PELI3 gene encoding E3 ubiquitin-protein ligase pellino homolog 3 isoform X3, translating into MHHISTPLVSKALSNRGQHSISYTLSRSHSVIVEYTHDSDTDMFQIGRSTENMIDFVVTDTSPGGGAAEGPSAQSTISRYACRILCDRRPPYTARIYAAGFDASSNIFLGERAAKWRTPDGLMDGLTTNGVLVMHPAGGFSEDSAPGVWREISVCGNVYTLRDSRSAQQRGKLVENESNVLQDGSLIDLCGATLLWRTPAGLLRAPTLKQLEAQRQEANAARPQCPVGLSTLAFPSPARGRTAPDKQQPWVYVRCGHVHGYHGWGCRRERGPQERECPLCRLVGPYVPLWLGQEAGLCLDPGPPSHAFAPCGHVCSEKTARYWAQTPLPHGTHAFHAACPFCGAWLTGEHGCVRLIFQGPLD; encoded by the exons ATGCACCACATCTCCACACCGCTCGTCTCCAAG GCACTGAGTAACCGTGGCCAGCACAGCATCTCGTACACACTGTCCCGGAGCCACTCGGTCATAGTTGAATACACACATGACAGTGACACAGACATGTTCCAG ATCGGCCGTTCCACCGAGAACATGATCGACTTTGTGGTAACAGACACATCGCCTGGAGGAGGGGCCGCCGAGGGCCCCTCTGCCCAGAGCACCATCTCCCGCTATGCCTGCCGCATCCTCTGTGACCGCCGGCCGCCCTATACTGCCCGCATCTATGCTGCTGGCTTTGATGCCTCCAGCAACATCTTCCTTGGA GAGCGGGCAGCCAAGTGGCGGACCCCCGACGGCCTGATGGACGGCTTAACCACCAATGGGGTCCTGGTGATGCACCCAGCAGGCGGCTTCTCTGAGGACTCGGCCCCGGGTGTCTGGAGGGAGATATCAGTCTGTGGGAATGTGTACACTCTGAGGGACAGCCGCTCGGCACAGCAGCGAGGGAAGCTG GTGGAAAACGAGTCTAATGTGCTGCAGGACGGCTCCCTCATTGACCTGTGTGGGGCCACGCTGCTATGGCGCACGCCAGCAGGGCTGCTGAGGGCACCCACGCTGAAGCAGCTGGAGGCCCAGCGGCAGGAGGCGAACGCAGCACGGCCCCAGTGCCCCGTGGGCCTCAGCACCCTGGCCTTCCCCAGTCCGGCCCGTGGCCGCACAGCACCCGACAAGCAGCAGCCCTGGGTCTACGTCCGTTGTGGCCACGTCCACGGCTACCACGGCTGGGGCTGCAGGAGAGAGCGGGGCCCCCAGGAGCGCGAGTGTCCTCTCTGTCGCCTCGTGGGACCCTATGTCCCCCTATGGCTCGGCCAGGAGGCCGGCCTCTGTCTGGACCCTGGACCACCCAGCCATGCCTTTGCACCCTGCGGCCATGTCTGCTCTGAGAAGACTGCCCGCTACTGGGCCCAGACACCACTGCCCCATGGCACCCATGCTTTCCATGCTGCCTGCCCCTTTTGTGGGGCCTGGCTCACCGGCGAGCATGGCTGCGTCCGCCTCATTTTCCAGGGGCCACTGGACTAG